Below is a genomic region from Phoenix dactylifera cultivar Barhee BC4 unplaced genomic scaffold, palm_55x_up_171113_PBpolish2nd_filt_p 000643F, whole genome shotgun sequence.
TGAATCCACTGTCCACATTTGCTCAGAATATGATTTAAAGTGTTCCTCCTCTCCTATTTTCTGAATTCTAATGAAGCATATGCAAATGTATTAAAGGTTGTGGGTTCCAAACGCAACAGGGGTACCGGTTTGGGTGGTTCACAATTGTGGGTTCCATACACCATACAAACCATTGTGTACAAGAGTGAGGTTGGTGGAAGGGAGATGAGGCACCGAGGACTTCCACGCCTATTCCATCATCTGGAACAGCCACCCCATTGCGTGAGTATTCACTTGTATGTTCTCCCATAACTCCTCTTCAGATCCGCGAGGAGACCCAGGCATGACTAAGGTAACTGGGGCAAGGTAGACCTCTATAAATCTGTCACTATATTTTGGTTCTTCAGCGCAGTCTTGAAGCACAGGCTGCAGTAAGTCTTAACTCTAATCCAGTGGCCATGTGTGGTGGGCTTTAGTCTAAGATAAGCAATTACCTGAAACAAATCCAATTTGACCCTCGTCGCTAAATCCATCTTTCCCCCAAGAACAAGATTTAAGTAATCGGACCAAGTTTACTACAGATGTAATGGCAGAGTAGACAAGGTTTGGGCATCAATCTAATCAATTATTACAATCAGGTCGGGATGCAGAATAGAAAATTTGCAAGCAACTTAATCAGATCGGACCTGCTAAACCAGATTAGTTATTTGGTAAACGAAGGCCTTATCCTAAATCAGAATACTTCGTGTATGTGTTTGACCTGATCCGACCAACACAAATGAGATTTTAGCTCTTTGCAAGTATTCTACCACTAGTTTCAAATGAAGAAACCTACTAATATCTCCGAGCAAGCAGGTTCTTTGTGGATAAAATTCCCATAAGAGTCTACAAAAACACTGACAAGCCAAATAACTTCTTTCCAAATGAGAAGCCAATGGGTATGTTCTCAAGCATCTGGAATGCTGGTGACTGGTAAACAAGGGGAGGCCTCAGAGAAGACGGATTGGACGGATGCGCCCTTTGTTTCTTCCGATAAGGACTTCCATGGTTGCCAGTGGGAGGATCCAGACCCAGCCTGCGTCTCCACCACCACCGAGCACGGGTCGGACAAGTAGGATGTGGATTTTATGGGCCGGGAGGAACCTCGTCACATATGACTACTGCAAAGACCACGATAGATATCCCACACTGCTCAAGGAGTATAGATATCTAAGAAGCCACCAATCAGAAGAATGGTTTAGTTTTAGATTTTAAGCATGGTATAGATGATATTggcatatttttttaagaaaaatactgTCATATTTGAGGAAAAGAATGATATATATCATTCgtttatgtatttaattttcGTTATCAGCAACCACCAGCTTAGTAGGTATGGCAAGGGTTACTGAGAAAAAGAACTGTCATGGTCTTCAAATTTCGGGTTGCAATTTAATATTCTTGCTATAGAGCATGATTTAGCAAGCCATCAAACAGCtatgaagttaaaaaaaaaaaaaagcagtcaTCACCCACAATTTCACCGTCTCAGAATCGTCTGTGAAAAATTAACTTAAGACCATGAATTACACTGGCTATCATGAAGTCATCAACTTTAGAGtttctgataaagatattcaaGGGAAACCCTCGGTCAAACGAACACCGGACAACCCTCGGTCAAACGAACACCATGGTTTCACCCAAAACTGTCAGCCCTCTCCTCCAACAGAAGCAAGATGCTGGTTTTCTTGCTTAAGAATTGAAAGGAAGAAGCACGTAAAGTAAAATATGGCATCCAAACTTTCAGTGTTCTTATCAGAACTCTTTTTTGAGGATTATTGTTACCAGAACTCAAACAAGCGAACATCAAACTGCAATTCATAACAAAAAACTCAAGATAACATATGTTCTCAATGGAACTCAGGTCACAGAAACAAGCCAATAGAAGATGTGCCCCCATAGGCTCACAGGACAAATTATGTCAAGCATCAATTGATGGAGCTAACAAGATAATATCTCACTGCAGTCTGAAGTAGTAACACTATAACGCTTGATTTGCAGCTACTTAGAAACCATGTATCTTTATGTGTTCTTTCTTCACGATGCCAGCCTGTAACACGAAAAAATGAAAGTAAATCATTGCAATGTCATGCCAAGGCATGATTAAAACTTTAAAACTGCCCGTATGAGCCCACCAATGCTTATTATCGAATGGAATATCTATCAAAGCCATCACAATCAAAATAAAGTAACAACCATGACTTGCTGAAAACAGTAGTCTAGGAGGGGGTGTGGCTATATGCAACCAGACCCGCCAAACCGTCTGAATGGAGGAGTCTTCTGGGAGGACTATTTCTACAAATGGGTTGGATTTGGGTATCTGAGGCCCAACCAGTGTAGGCCTCCGGTGCCTAAAAGGCTTCTTTGGGCTGGACAAGTTCTTAAAGACTAATTCTGGTCCCTGCGATAGCGGAAAGACTGCCATGAGCCTTCAATAtttcccccctccctccctcaacCAGTGTAGGCCTCCGGTGCCTAAAAGGTGTCTTTGGGCTGGACAAGTTCTTAAAGACTAATTCTGGTCCCTGCGATAGCGGAAAGACTGCCATGAGCCTTCAATAtttcccccctccctccctccctcctctctataATGACCAATTAGACCCTTCATTTCGGcctaatttcttttttcttattttttttgatagataTATGACTACCAAGTGATGCCCTACTCGAGTTGGGGAATCAGGTGCGGTTCCATTTTAAAATAATCAGGTTGGCTATGGGTTTATTCTTATCAACCTGATTAGCTAACCCAAATTTGACCTTACTGAAAGCCGATCCTGCTCCACCCATTGCCACCCTAAGCCCATGCCATATTGATGATACTGAAAGATTCCATGACTGACTATTCCAACGATGACTAATTTCTATACAGAGCCTGGTGGACTCACGGTAGAAAATGGCTTCCAATAAAACATGGCAAAAAGAATACCTGGACAAGGAAAGTGGCCACATTCTTTCGCTGGTCACCTTGAAGTTGAATGACCTGCAAACCACAATGCAGTTAAGGATGAAACAGAAGTAATAACACACGCACCAGAAATTTATCCAAAATGCCTGATTTGTCACAGCATCTAAAATACATGTGAAACTGTACCTGGCCCAGCTCTGGGTCCTGGACAACAGTACCATTGCAGCAGAACTCCTTCTTGAGATCCTTTAAGATCTTGTTATAGCTAAATTCCTTTTTCAATCCTTGTACCGTAGTCAGACTCTTCCTGCCATTGCGCTGTTGTATGCGCACATGCACATACTCTTTTGAGCCAGCACCAGAGTCCCCAGCATTTGCCTCAGCAAACGGATCTGTGCCAAAGAAACCAGGACATGAAAAAATTCAGTGAAGACTACAGCATGCATAAATGTTTTGTTATAGAAAGATTTTGAATGCATACAAGCACTCAAACATAGTTGCACATGAAGTCCAGAACAGAAACTTATAAACATACCGTAAGCAGTTGGGATCTGGACGTCAAGATCAGACATGAACACTTGGCTGTTGAAAATCAAAGGAGATCAAACGAAGAGAGCTCTGCTTTCTGTTAAAAAGCTACGCTCAAGCTGAAAACCACAAGATATGAATTTTGTTAAATTTCAGTGGACAATTAAGAAAGATGTAATTCATAACAATCCAAAAACCGACATATCATTTGTTCAGCTACTCTACCAAAAGCAAACGAAGCTACCTCATTGGATTGATGAAGTATAAAATCAGCATGAGGGTTTCTCGTCAAAGTGGCATCTATGATTATTACCAAAATATTGACGAATACAAATTATCGTAATATCTGCCATTTTCTTAAATAACTTAAGAGCATTCAACTCCTGTCTCTGCTACGAAAACAACAGgtgcattaaaaataatatataaacatatatacAAATACGAGTTTATGTGTACACACACATCCTCAGTTACATTGTCATTCAAATTACTATATGTTCTTCATATATCTTCTAAAATACACTGAACAGTCTCCATATTTTCTCTGGAAGGGCACAATGAAATATGAAgcataaaataaaaatggatcATACATCCAGAATCAACAGCATGGCTCCATGATAACTGACATTGGGACTAAACAAATGCAAAACCATACCTGTACCAATGAcacaaagagaagaaaataatcTCTTAGTTTGATCACTCAAAAGGGTCAAAAATGTATTGAAGTTTATCATGTTAAAGAACCGTATAATCCACTGCACTATTTAGCAGCCTAACCTAGAAGATGTAACATCTAATCAAAATTCATTCATCGGGAATGATGCATCAGAATTGGTGAAGGACAACCAACCCTTTTTCCTAATCTGAAGGGTTAAGCTCCTTGCATTGTGCTAGACCAAGTTTAGATCTTGTCACCCAATTGACTGTGATTGAACAGACAAGACTCAACCAGATTAATTATTAAAGACATTAACACTTTCATTTCCAGTCGCAGGTATGAACTGGCCCCCATCAACTTTTGACCTCCACAACCTTATCACATCTAGTGTATCATGTTAAATTATGTCCCACCATGAGCTTCACACTAATACCCATCTATCTAAATTTTGATCAAAGTTGATTCCACTAGATCCGATTAACACCATTAATTATCATAGATATTAGACCAACACATATTGCAAGACAGGCCTCATCTTCCCTTTGCACCCGTCTCGAAGAAAAAAAAGCAGGTACGGCCAGATGCAAACAACCCTCTCGAATAAAAAGTAGGTGTATAGCACAGGATTTCTACTGCCCAGAACGCCCTAAAAAGGAACAAAGCCCAGCATACACTTCCAGAAGATGAAAGAAAACCACCATCAAACCGGATATTAAGCCAGGCTCTTTACTTGTTCAATCAAACCACAATTATTGTTCTCCCTGATGATTTAGAACGCAAACCGATCAAGCTATGATGGAGAATTAATAACACGGGacataattttaaaagaaaaacaaaacaaaaccaaTCAATTTCTCAAtataaaccaaaaaagaaaaaaaaaccgttTTCTTTTCAAGAAAGTCCTGCAAGAACATGGACACAGCAGAAAAAAACtgagggaaagaaaaaggagagatcTTGATAAACAaggaaaagttttacaaaagcCCCGCCTATGCTACGAAAATAGTTGACTTTCCAAGCGAAGGCGGCTTAGTTGCTGTTGGTTGCGCCACATAAAAAAACCCCAACTTTTAAGAACTCCATACCAGGAATCCACACAGAGAACATCAAGAACTAGATCTCAGATATCAAAAACCAAGAACAGAACCAAAAGCCAAATAATTAACCTAAATGATCGAGAACGCCCTCCCtaaccaaaataaaaaagaccCACCAGAAAACACTTCGATCATCCACAAACgaggagaaaaagaacaaaaaggaaaaacggAAAACAAACACAAGAGCTAATACATGGAAGATGGACCTTTCTTACCTCGGTGGAGCAAAAGATCCGACCTCGCGTAGATGAGATCGAACTCGAACCCTAAATAGCTCGCACGCACGAAAGATTTCGAacagaagaggaagagggaaggCGACGAGAGCCAAAGAAATCCCCAGACTAGCTCCCCCTTACGAGCTCTTCCGTTCAACCTTggttccctatttatagagacGGGAAATTAGGTAAAATTACTTAATTCGCTgggtttcctttttctctctctttctaaccACAAAGATTTCATCTTTGGTTAAATTCATGATACCCATCCAAAGTTCTGCATAGAAATTCCTATAGGAGAAGACTGATCTACGGCCAATGTTCTCTAAAGATAGGGCGTGGCCAATCTGAATGTAAGCGCACACGAATACGTATGCGGACGACAGGGGAGGATTAGCGCGTTCTTTTTCTTCGGGAATGATCTTTTAGACGCTGTCGGTTACTTGACTTCCGATGGCGGTGCGTGGAGAGGAGCGGACGGCTGTGATTCTTGGGGGACTGCTTTCACATGCGGAAGGTGAGGCGGTTTCGTGGATGCATCACGTGTACGAATCATATTCGCCGGGCCCACGGCTTGGCGTTGGAGCGACGCTGTTTCCGGATCGAGTAGGGCGGCGTCCACGTTGGAATGCGGATCAAATGGACGGTCCATAACACACAACAGCCAAAAAATATAGACACGAGTCAGCTACGCATTTCCAGTCGGATTCGGTGTTCACGTCAAGACAGAGATAATATTATTCCTCCCGTTAGATTCTCACAATTTTGAATTAGAGCTATTCATATCATACACGCTTTTTCCTGCGATTAGAAGAAGGAGAcattaaagagacattaaagATAATGAAATGCAGATGAATcttaaatctttaaatctcaCATATAAATGAAGATGGTTTCTGTTGCTGgtagtccaaaccgagaacgattgacacagcggtgtgaacggagttccgtctgagttgtcttggttggtgttggttacgctccaccttccaccgggaaacctgcgagcaagcctcgcaccaccactggggtagtgggggccctccgacgatcaagtcagaggagattggaggagaaggagagataataatagcaagcaagagagtgctctggaagatattgcttactcccccccttctccccccagccgcatatatacctggctggggggtctctcaggggggtttgtcatcgtggggcgcgatggagtggccactgacatggccgttacagggcgtcgtggagcagcgctgggtacggccatgacagggcgtagtggagttccgctttgtacggctgatacaggagatcgtggaacagcatcggatacagccgttgcagggagtagtggagtaggaggcctcggcgtgcctctgggaagcagcctgtcgttatcaagagatctccgactcggggtcgggctgcggtgctgaggatatccgacttggggtcggattgctagattaaggggcagccgactcggggtcgggctgcgaagccgaagatgtccgactcggggccggactgctggatcgaagggcagccgactcgaggtcgggctgcggtgctgaggatatccgacttggggtcggattgctagattaaggggcagccgtagtcttcatgggcgcgcgtgccggtcacgtggagcatggcggcttagttcccccgtaacagtagccccccacttccgagcatggaaccagaaggggaacgggcgaagggagtgatgcttcgagattgccgccatccctcggagaggcgcgcgcgcttcgagctccccgccttctttatggcgtatggcggttgttgctgacctggcagtctgaggatttcggcggacatccttccttaatggtgtcgattcgcctttggggcgcgagcgacccttcggcggccaggcgtcctctggcgtcatcgaggcatcacccgcctttccgcctatttaaccgggggccctcccccgtccgtcttcctctttacagacattttcgagtttcccctttgcgctgccgttgttgccgtcggactgtttgcttgcttctcctttgacgctctcggagccgttcttccttctcttccggtgagttaccccattcttctacttagggctctccatactttctccttttgtactagtgtaccccagtcgtcccggtctttccccccttcttgtccccgtcctgaccgtaggtttattggccattaggaatgggcgaagtgagagcagaccacattaagtcggagctggtcgccgaagacttagacaaacttgtggctcggtaccaccttcccgaggcctgcaacgttacgctcccggggcctgaggagaggatgtcccatcctcctccagggaagatcgccatcaatgagggcattctccaggccgggttccgctttcccccttcggacttagtcgtgcaggtactccggggtttaagagttgcgccgacgcaactggtgccgaactcgtggcgtgccctgacggtcttccaggttctctgccgcatgcacgagattcccgccactctgaatgttttttgggagttctacagcctgagtggccacccccaggacaaagggtggtggtgctttgcggcgcggcgagggtgcggcctcgtcaaagaggctccttcctccattcacggctggaaggagcgtttcttcttcatcgatgtagatccctcttgggaaatcagggcgacctgggagacgccgatgaagtccccgatcggcctatcgagactgtcgagggaggaatccgatggcttggccgccttgaaggggttggttgccgagggccagctccccccggtggcccgccttatttccgaggataccttggtgaatgtcggtctgagctcagtccccaccgaccgtgagcccgccaccatttcttttttgactcttttctcctctttcgtctcgttctttccttcggtttctcagccctcgaccatctcgttcttgttgcagagattgacgacgtcatgcggtcggacaagggaccggctgttggtaggtcgtccctactggaagcgatccggaggaggaaacgactcctccgagcggggccccgccggcgaagaagtcccgcaaggaggtgcctccgacgccgaccgacgagtccgggcccaccgatcagggagacgccgtgggcacggaccggcagctgacgctgtatcagccctccggtggtgagactgccgctattccggaggtatcatccgagcccgctcgagacggacgggtcggacgtgatcggtccccggcccggccttcgactcagccggctcctgatgattcgaggagggacgcgccgaggccccggccgagcggggccctatcaattcctggagtgacccccgccccgagcacaatcagcaggactcttccccaggcgatggataagggtaaggctgcagaaccaccatccggctccggggagaaatcggggtcggccttcactaccgatggcgcccgaaacctcatcgaaacagtgctgctggagaaggaccgtcggcgggtccgggagttgggggtctctgacgtcggggctgccagctgtgtctgtctcatgtcggtgagtgttcttctggccacttttcaccatttattagctctgttgttctccgcctgacgccctcacttttcctatctcttagctcgcccagtacatgatccgtctagaggagtgctacaaggaacaggcggggcttctggcgaaggccgaggaccgactgaaagcagtggaagagggaggccaggctgtggcgggcaggacaaccggggacctcgaggcgaggctccgggaggccgaagagcgggcactcggcttcgccgccctcgagaagcaactgttggaagctcgggagcaactcaaagtcgcctcgggcctcgaaagcagggttaagaaggcggaggaacgagctgaaaagcagtcccggaaggtcgcggactatcgagagaggtgggagaaggctcagcggtctgccgacagcgcccgcaaccgaatccggtctcttgaagccaaactgggcgaattggagtcagccttggagaggtcccgcgcgaacgaccaagagctccgttcgcgcctggaggaagctgaggccgctcgcactgctgccgaggcgaagcataaggaggctcaggctaatctgctgagggtctcctccgaggctgaagaccggattgtggcgaaggtcttggaggctaaggctcagattacggagcgagcagaggcggcgctggccgagaagagtgcggagatcgggcgccaggcggtacaggcttatcgtcagtccgccgagttcacccgtgatatgtcggaggcggtacgggcctatcgtcagtctgacgagttcgtccgtgacgcgtcggacgcggggtccgaatccttcatcttaggcttcgaggagtgcctggcaagggtgtcggctaagtaccccgaagttgacctgagtgggatttcccttctcgactcctctccagcgccatcgcctgctgattctcctaccgcctccctaccccctgcggacgagcccgacgctcccgacccgggggttcctccaagctgacctcttgtacctttcgttgttctcttttttttgtatgtcggcgttttgccaaattgtatgggccttcgccctgaaacaatgaaaattaatacaagtcgaatgtttcttcatctcgctttcgtcctcctcttttttttctttttaactcttggcagcgtcttgccgactcctgactctcgaagttcttccggccctaagccaggcatccgagggttaggcctcagaaaattcttccggcactaagccaggcgtccgagggttaggcctcagaaaattcttccggcgctaagccaggcatccgagggttaggcctcagaaaattcttccggcgctaagccaggcatccgagggttaggcctcagaaaattcttccggcgctaagccaggcatccgagggttaggcctcaggaaattcttccggccctaagccaggcatccgagggttaggcctcaggaaattcttccggcactaagccaggcatccgagggttaggcctcaggaaattcttccggcactaagccaggcatccgggggttaggcctcaggaaattcttccggcactaagccaggcatccgggggttaggcctcaggaaattcttccggcactaagccaggcatccgggggttaggcctcaggaaattcttccggcactaagccaggcatccgggggttaggcctcaggaaattcttccggcactaagccaggcatccgagggttaggcctcaggaaattcttccggcactaagccaggcatccgagggttaggcctcaggaaattcttccggcactaagccaggcatccgagggttaggcctcaggaaattccgctcgttggtcggccaaggctggcgcaagccgaggcgaccggtcggggcttcaggctagtctggtccccgggatggtcatcgggttagcctggcatccgagggccgagcctcgggagattccgctcgttggtcggccaaggctggcgcaagccaaggcgaccggtcggggcttcaggctagtctggtcccgggatggtcatcgggttagccaggcatccgagggccgagcctcgggagattccgctcgttggtcggccaaggctggcgcaagccaaggcgacggtcggggcttcaggctagtctgctcccgggatgatcatcgggttagcctggcatccgagggccgggcctcgggagattccgctcgttggtcggccaaggctggcgcaagccaaggcgaccggtcggggcttcaggctagtctgctcccgggatgatcatcgggttagcctggcatccgagggccgagcctcggaagattccgctcgttggtcggccaaggctggcgcaagccaaggcgaccggtcggggcttcaggctagtctgctcccgggatgatcatcgggttagcctggcatccgagggccgagcctcgggagattccgctcgttggtcggccaaggctggcgcaagccaaggcgaccggtcggggcttcaggctagtctgctcccgggatgatcatcgggttagcctggcatccgagggccgagcctcgtgagattccgctcgttggtcggccaaggctggcgcaagccgaggcgaccggtcggggcttcaggctagtctgctcccgggatgatcatcgggttagcctggcatccgagggccgtgcctcaggagattccgctcgttggtcggccaaggctggcgcaagccaaggcgaccggtcggggcttcaggctagtctggtcccgggatggtcatcgggttagcctggcatccgagggccgagcctcgggagatttcgctcgttggtcggccaaggctggcgcaagccaaggcgaccggtcggggcttcaggcta
It encodes:
- the LOC120106807 gene encoding protein translation factor SUI1 homolog: MSDLDVQIPTAYDPFAEANAGDSGAGSKEYVHVRIQQRNGRKSLTTVQGLKKEFSYNKILKDLKKEFCCNGTVVQDPELGQVIQLQGDQRKNVATFLVQAGIVKKEHIKIHGF